CTCGGAAAGCTTCTCGAGGCCCTTCTGGAACTTGTAGCCGATGTAGTATCCGTGAACGGCCTCATCGCGGATGATCAGGCGGATCAGGTCGGCGGTGTTCGTCAGCTTGGCCCGTGAGGACCAGTACATGGGCAGGTAGAAGCCCGAATAGAACAGGAAGCTCTCCAGCAGCGTCGAAGCCACCTTGCGCTTCAGGGGGTCGTCGCCCTGGTAGTAGTCCATGACGATCTGAGCCTTCTTCTGAAGGTTCTCGTTCTCGGTGGACCAGCGGAATGCCTCGTCGATCTCCTTGGTGGAGCACAGGGTGGAGAAGATCGAGGAGTAGCTCTTGGCATGCACGGACTCCATGAATGCGATGTTCGTGTAGACAGCCTCTTCATGCGGGGTGATGGCGTCCGGAATCAAAGACACCGCTCCGACGGTGCCCTGGATGGTGTCCAGCAGGGTCAGGCCGGTGAAAACGCGCATGGTGAGCTGCTGCTCGTCCGGGGTCAGCGTAGCCCACGACTGGATGTCGTTGGACAGCGGCACCTTCTCCGGCAGCCAGAAGTTATTGACCAGACGGTTCCAGACATCCACGTCCTTGTCGTCGTGGATACGGTTCCAGTTGATGGCTTCAACGTGGCTAAGAAGCTTTACTTTCTCGGTCATGACTCCGACTCGCTTTCTGAAGAGAGACTTGGTTTGGCTGAGTCTTCGATGCAGAAGCTGCACCCGGCAAACTCAATGCCCTGTTTGGTGTGATATCTAGTGTGTGCGCCTCGGTTGGGCCGGCCTTTTTGAGCAGCTGACAATTTCGCACGTGTTTCGGCGCTCACCTTCTTCCCGAAGTTCGGATTGCCAGCGCCCTTCCGTGCTTCGGATAACGCCCTGCGGGATTCCTCGCTCATAGTGTGTCCAAAGCTCGGGTGGTCTGCGCCGAACCTACCGAAGTTCGGGTTGTCCGTACCGGAGTACATGCCTTTGCGTTCCGTTGCCCATTTCGTTCGCTGCTCAGAACTGTGTTTCCCGCCGTAGAACGGGTTAGCTGCACCGGGCCGGCTCAGTCCCTTACGACCGGTGTTCCTGATGCAGGCAGCTTCACGCTGTTCTTCCGTCCAGACGACGCCGGTCGGCCCCAAGCCACCATCCGCAAGGTTCAGCAGACGGTCCCCTTCGCGTCGCAAATAACTGATCCACTCGACCTCGGCCTGTCCCAGCTCGGGCAACCCTTCGATCCAGTCCAATTCATCCGGAATGAGATCATCCGGGTTCTGCTTTCGGACCCAATCGTAGAAGGGCGTCTTCCGCCCTTCCGCAGCCACGCGGAGGTGCTGATGGAAACGACGGCTGGCCGTCTTGGTCGTTATACCGACGTAGCGGTACTCGACTTCCTGCCTAAGCCGGATGCCGTAGACCAACCCGCCCGTCGCCGTCGTCGTTTCCATCATTTCAGTCATTTCCTAAAATCAACCGATTTCGGTTTCATAGCATACAAGAAACACAATTGTCCACCTCAGTCCCTTCCAGCGCGAGCTGGCGGAGACGGATGTAGTAGATGGTCTTGATACCCTTGCGCCAGGCGTAGATCTGGGCCTTGTTGATATCGCGGGTGGTGGCGGTGTCCTTGAAGAACAGCGTCAGGGACAGGCCCTGGTCCACGTGCTGGGTGGCAGCGGCGTACGTGTCGATGACCTTCTCGTAGCCCAGCTCGTACGCGTCCTGGTAATACTCCAGGTTGTCGTTGGTCAGGTACGGCGCCGGGTAATAGACGCGGCCCAGCTTGCCTTCCTTGCGGATCTCGATCTTGGACGCCACCGGGTGGATCGAGGAGGTGGAGTTGTTGATGTAGCTGATGGAACCCGTGGGCGGAACGGCCTGCAGGTTCTGGTTGTAGATGCCGTGCTCCATGACGGAAGCCTTCAGCTCCTGCCAGTCAGCCTGCGTGGGGATGTGGATGTTCTTGAACAGCTCCGCAACCTTCTCGGTCTGGGGAACCCATTCCTCCGCGATGTACTTCTCGAAGAACTCACCGGTTGCATACTTGGACTTCTCGAAGCCGCCGAAGGTCTGGCCTGTCTTGATGGCCAGCTGGTTGGAGGCGCGGACTGCGTGGTAAACCACCGAGTAGAAGTAGATGTTGGTGAAGTCCAGGCCCTCTTCGGAGCCGTAGTGGACCCGCTCGCGGGCCAGGTAGCCGTGCAGGTTCATCTGGCCCAGGCCGATGGCGTGCGACTGGTCATTGCCGCGCGCAATGGAGGGCACCGAGGTGATGTTGGACATGTCCGAGACCGCCGAGAGCGCCCGGATGGCCGTCTCGATGGTCAGCCCGAAGTCCGGCGAATCCATGGTCTTGGCGATGTTCAGCGAGCCCAGGTTGCAGGAGATGTCCTTGCCGGTCTGGTCGTAGGACAGGTCATCGTGGTACGTCGTGGGCTGGCTGACCTGGAGGATCTCGGAGCACAGGTTGGACATGATGATCTTGCCGTCGATCGGGTTTTCCCGGTTCACGGTGTCCTCGAACATGATGTACGGGTAGCCGGATTCGAACTGGATCTCGGCGAGGGTCTGGAAGAACTCGCGCGCCTTGATCTTGGTCTTCTTGATCCGGGAATCGTCCACCATCTCGTAGTACTTCTCGGTGACCGAGACGTCGGAGAACGGCATCCCGTAGACGCGTTCGACGTCGTACGGCGAGAACAGGTACATGTCCTCATCCCGCTTGGCCAGCTCAAAGGTGATGTCCGGAATCACGACGCCGAGCGAAAGGGTCTTGATGCGTACCTTCTCGTCCGCGTTCTCCCGCTTGGTATCGAGGAAGCGGTAGATGTCCGGGTGGTGCGCGTGCAGGTAGACCGCACCGGCACCCTGGCGGGCACCGAGCTGGTTGGCGTAGGAGAAGCTGTCCTCGAGCAGTTTCATCACGGGGATGACGCCGGAGGACTGGTTTTCGATCTGCTTGATCGGCGCACCGACCTCGCGGATGTTGGTCAGCGCAAAGGCCACGCCGCCGCCGCGCTTGGACAGCTGCAGGGCGGAGTTGATGGAACGGCCGATCGACTCCATGTTGTCTTCGATGCGGAGCAGGAAGCAAGAGACCAGCTCGCCGCGCTGGCGCTTGCCGGCGTTCAGGAACGTGGGGGTGGCCGGCTGGAAACGGCCCTCGATGATCTCGTCCACCATCTGCAGCGCAAGCTGCTCGTCGCCGCGCGCC
This genomic interval from Micrococcaceae bacterium Sec5.7 contains the following:
- the nrdE gene encoding class 1b ribonucleoside-diphosphate reductase subunit alpha; its protein translation is MPAAYKGLGYHELNAMLNLYGPNGEIQFDADREAAHQYFLQHVNNNTVFFHDLEEKLDYLVKNEYYERETLDQYTMNFIRELYNRAYKKKFRFETFLGAFKFYTSYTLKTFDGKRFLERYEDRVCMVALHLARGDEQLALQMVDEIIEGRFQPATPTFLNAGKRQRGELVSCFLLRIEDNMESIGRSINSALQLSKRGGGVAFALTNIREVGAPIKQIENQSSGVIPVMKLLEDSFSYANQLGARQGAGAVYLHAHHPDIYRFLDTKRENADEKVRIKTLSLGVVIPDITFELAKRDEDMYLFSPYDVERVYGMPFSDVSVTEKYYEMVDDSRIKKTKIKAREFFQTLAEIQFESGYPYIMFEDTVNRENPIDGKIIMSNLCSEILQVSQPTTYHDDLSYDQTGKDISCNLGSLNIAKTMDSPDFGLTIETAIRALSAVSDMSNITSVPSIARGNDQSHAIGLGQMNLHGYLARERVHYGSEEGLDFTNIYFYSVVYHAVRASNQLAIKTGQTFGGFEKSKYATGEFFEKYIAEEWVPQTEKVAELFKNIHIPTQADWQELKASVMEHGIYNQNLQAVPPTGSISYINNSTSSIHPVASKIEIRKEGKLGRVYYPAPYLTNDNLEYYQDAYELGYEKVIDTYAAATQHVDQGLSLTLFFKDTATTRDINKAQIYAWRKGIKTIYYIRLRQLALEGTEVDNCVSCML
- a CDS encoding NUMOD3 domain-containing DNA-binding protein — encoded protein: MTEMMETTTATGGLVYGIRLRQEVEYRYVGITTKTASRRFHQHLRVAAEGRKTPFYDWVRKQNPDDLIPDELDWIEGLPELGQAEVEWISYLRREGDRLLNLADGGLGPTGVVWTEEQREAACIRNTGRKGLSRPGAANPFYGGKHSSEQRTKWATERKGMYSGTDNPNFGRFGADHPSFGHTMSEESRRALSEARKGAGNPNFGKKVSAETRAKLSAAQKGRPNRGAHTRYHTKQGIEFAGCSFCIEDSAKPSLSSESESES
- the nrdF gene encoding class 1b ribonucleoside-diphosphate reductase subunit beta, with product MTEKVKLLSHVEAINWNRIHDDKDVDVWNRLVNNFWLPEKVPLSNDIQSWATLTPDEQQLTMRVFTGLTLLDTIQGTVGAVSLIPDAITPHEEAVYTNIAFMESVHAKSYSSIFSTLCSTKEIDEAFRWSTENENLQKKAQIVMDYYQGDDPLKRKVASTLLESFLFYSGFYLPMYWSSRAKLTNTADLIRLIIRDEAVHGYYIGYKFQKGLEKLSEERKQEIKDYTFELLFELYENEVQYTHDLYDAVGLAEDVKKFLHYNANKALMNLGYEAMFPASVTDVNPAILSALSPNADENHDFFSGSGSSYVIGKAVNTEDDDWDF